A genome region from Deinococcus planocerae includes the following:
- a CDS encoding YczE/YyaS/YitT family protein gives MMIRRFVQLLVGLTLYGVSLALMVRAHLGLDPWDVFHQGVAQRLGWSLGTVVNVAGALVLLLWLPLRQWPGLGTVCNVLVIGLAVDAALALLPPVSGLPARFGLLVGGVLLNALATAAYIGAGLGPGPRDGLMTGLVRRTGRSVRLVRTGIEGVVLIAGWLLGGPVGVGTVAYALLIGPLVQVLLPHLTVQPAGVTSSGQASGGRWNGA, from the coding sequence ATGATGATCCGGCGATTCGTTCAGCTTCTGGTGGGCCTCACGCTGTATGGCGTTTCCCTCGCCCTGATGGTGCGGGCACATCTGGGGCTCGATCCCTGGGACGTGTTTCACCAGGGCGTCGCACAGCGCCTCGGGTGGAGCCTGGGCACGGTCGTCAACGTCGCGGGGGCCCTGGTGCTGCTGCTGTGGCTGCCCCTGCGCCAGTGGCCGGGGCTGGGCACGGTCTGTAACGTCCTGGTGATCGGCCTCGCGGTGGACGCGGCCCTGGCGCTCCTGCCGCCGGTCTCCGGGCTGCCCGCTCGCTTCGGGCTGCTGGTCGGCGGCGTGCTGCTCAACGCGCTCGCCACGGCGGCGTACATCGGGGCGGGGCTCGGCCCGGGGCCACGCGACGGCCTGATGACCGGCCTGGTGCGGCGCACGGGCCGCTCGGTGCGGCTGGTGCGGACCGGGATCGAGGGGGTGGTCCTGATCGCCGGATGGTTGCTGGGCGGCCCGGTCGGTGTGGGAACCGTCGCCTACGCCCTGCTGATCGGGCCGCTCGTGCAGGTGTTGCTTCCGCATCTGACGGTTCAGCCCGCGGGGGTGACCTCCTCGGGACAGGCGTCCGGGGGGCGGTGGAACGGGGCTTGA
- a CDS encoding MerR family transcriptional regulator: MEETYTIQEAAGRSGVTVHTLRYYERAGLLSPPGRSSSGYRFYTAGDLGRVRFLTMLRRTGMPIEQMRAFVALEREGRASFGARYELLAAHRRDLMTRLAELQGHLTYLDEKVRYYWELEQRQRQEREGATPV, encoded by the coding sequence GTGGAGGAGACGTACACCATTCAGGAGGCTGCCGGGCGCAGTGGCGTCACGGTCCACACCCTGCGCTACTACGAGCGGGCCGGGCTGCTCTCGCCTCCCGGACGGTCGAGCAGCGGCTACCGCTTCTACACAGCAGGCGACCTGGGCCGGGTGCGCTTCCTGACCATGCTGCGCCGCACCGGGATGCCCATAGAGCAGATGCGCGCCTTCGTGGCGCTGGAACGCGAGGGGCGGGCCAGCTTCGGGGCGCGCTACGAGCTGCTGGCGGCGCACCGCCGGGACCTGATGACCCGGCTCGCCGAGCTGCAAGGCCATCTGACCTACCTCGACGAGAAGGTCCGCTACTACTGGGAGCTGGAGCAGCGCCAGCGGCAGGAGCGGGAGGGGGCGACCCCGGTCTAG
- a CDS encoding M12 family metallopeptidase has protein sequence MHTKTEDDRSWHPLALLGPLMLAACAGSPDPAPAPGGETRQLTLRGKTVTVDVVGEYATVEGDIIVGKLADLERGKLSPQSVFRDAPVDYRWPGGVVPFAFEASVTALGRQNALAAMRAWEAVTPVRFVARSTEADFINFQAGTQADWCFSSIGRQGGQQAVLMTSSGDCSAATLTHELGHTIGLWHEQTREDRSHHINIQWANLRDGLCRSAFEEKHIADGLDIGAYDLNSLMHYDRFGCSVNGNPVYDSIPSGLPMNGGERISPLDRAAVDWLHLRNWIVSDGGARMWRNFGGSGHQAADLATGDFNGDGRTDLFTVDTSRCLWFVATSQGNVAAPWVTLSSGKCEGLDVLRLGDFDGDRKTDVFVSSGGTWWLSRGGVDWWTELNTSSVAPSQLGFGDFDGDGRTDVFYGNGRAWFVSYGGATPWQRVQTSALKVPGLRFGDFDGDGRTDVFRTTNGTWWVSSGATEPWAELNTSSAPLSALKFGDFDGDRRTDIYRTDAQQGWIVSSGGSGPWTPLPDSLRMPPFTAPPSGFVFGDFDGDGRRDVLGTLR, from the coding sequence ATGCACACGAAGACCGAAGATGACCGCTCCTGGCACCCCCTCGCCCTTCTCGGCCCCCTGATGCTCGCCGCCTGTGCGGGCAGCCCCGATCCCGCCCCCGCCCCGGGCGGGGAGACCCGGCAGCTCACCTTGCGCGGCAAGACCGTCACCGTGGACGTGGTGGGCGAGTACGCCACCGTCGAGGGCGACATCATCGTCGGCAAGCTGGCCGATCTGGAGCGGGGCAAGCTCAGCCCCCAGAGCGTCTTCCGCGACGCGCCCGTGGACTACCGCTGGCCGGGTGGGGTCGTGCCCTTCGCCTTCGAGGCGTCCGTCACCGCGCTGGGGCGGCAAAACGCCCTGGCCGCCATGCGTGCCTGGGAGGCCGTCACGCCGGTGCGCTTCGTGGCGCGGTCCACCGAGGCCGACTTCATCAACTTTCAGGCGGGGACCCAGGCCGACTGGTGCTTCTCGTCCATCGGGCGGCAGGGCGGGCAGCAGGCGGTCTTGATGACCTCCTCGGGCGACTGCTCGGCGGCGACCCTGACGCACGAACTCGGGCACACCATCGGCCTGTGGCACGAGCAGACCCGCGAGGACCGCAGCCACCACATCAACATCCAGTGGGCGAATTTGCGCGACGGGCTGTGCCGCAGCGCCTTCGAGGAAAAGCATATCGCCGACGGGCTGGACATCGGCGCCTACGACCTGAACTCCTTGATGCACTACGACCGCTTCGGGTGCAGCGTGAACGGCAACCCCGTGTACGACTCGATTCCGTCGGGATTGCCCATGAACGGCGGCGAGCGCATCAGCCCGCTCGACCGGGCGGCGGTGGACTGGCTGCACCTGAGGAACTGGATCGTCTCGGACGGCGGGGCGAGGATGTGGCGCAACTTCGGCGGCTCGGGCCACCAGGCCGCCGACCTCGCCACCGGGGACTTCAACGGGGACGGACGCACGGACCTCTTCACGGTGGACACCAGCCGCTGCCTGTGGTTCGTCGCCACCTCGCAGGGCAATGTCGCCGCCCCCTGGGTCACCCTCAGCAGCGGCAAGTGCGAGGGTCTGGACGTGCTGCGCCTCGGCGACTTCGACGGCGACCGCAAGACGGACGTGTTCGTCTCCTCGGGGGGGACGTGGTGGCTCTCGCGCGGCGGAGTGGACTGGTGGACCGAGCTGAACACCTCCTCGGTGGCACCCTCGCAGCTCGGCTTCGGGGACTTCGACGGCGACGGGCGCACCGACGTGTTTTACGGCAACGGCAGGGCGTGGTTCGTGTCCTACGGCGGCGCGACCCCCTGGCAGCGCGTCCAGACCTCGGCCCTCAAGGTGCCCGGCCTGCGCTTCGGGGATTTCGACGGGGACGGACGGACCGACGTGTTCCGCACCACCAACGGGACGTGGTGGGTCTCGTCGGGCGCCACGGAACCCTGGGCCGAGCTGAACACTTCTTCTGCCCCCCTGAGCGCGCTGAAGTTCGGGGACTTCGACGGCGACCGCCGCACCGATATCTACCGCACGGACGCGCAGCAGGGCTGGATCGTCTCGTCCGGCGGGAGCGGGCCGTGGACGCCGCTGCCCGACTCCCTACGGATGCCCCCCTTCACGGCCCCACCCAGCGGCTTCGTCTTCGGCGACTTCGACGGCGACGGGCGGCGCGACGTGCTGGGCACGCTGCGCTGA
- a CDS encoding PLP-dependent aminotransferase family protein yields MRARGLNTVTLRGVLGQWAAAGPAYRDLAGALRQLILDGRVPLETRLPGERELAAALGVSRTTVTAAYAALRDEGFVVTRHGTRGTTALPVRTAALTLPFGAAPTSGGPLDPLLDLAYATLPAPGGVLHQAYMAALQALPAHLPTHGYDPLGLPALRAALARRYTARGLATDAEQIMVTFGAQHALGLLVQVLISPGDRVLVDHPTYLYALDAFRRVGGRLVPVALDEGGWDVEALRAALRQTSPRLAYLIPDFHNPTGHCMSPEQRRATLRAAHESRTTVIVDETSADLALDGPIPPPAALHDRWGEVVSISTLSKSVWGGLRIGWIRAPRPLIARLAGARSALDLGTPVLEQLAAAHLLAEEAPILAARHDLLRRQRAALLEELAGQLPDWRYHVPEGGLSLWATLPRPVSSVLAGASERYGVRVLAGAHFGTEGGLFERQMRVPFTLPEPALREAVARLARAYRAVTGWTLPTPMGPPPYPRGV; encoded by the coding sequence ATGCGGGCGCGCGGGCTGAATACGGTGACGTTGCGGGGCGTGCTGGGACAGTGGGCCGCCGCTGGCCCCGCGTACCGGGACCTGGCGGGGGCGCTGCGCCAGCTCATCCTCGACGGGCGGGTGCCGCTGGAGACCCGGCTGCCCGGCGAGCGCGAGCTGGCCGCCGCGCTGGGCGTCAGCCGCACAACCGTCACCGCCGCTTACGCCGCCCTGCGCGACGAGGGCTTCGTGGTCACGAGGCACGGCACGCGCGGCACCACGGCCCTGCCCGTGAGGACCGCCGCGCTGACCCTGCCGTTCGGGGCCGCGCCGACCTCCGGCGGGCCGCTCGACCCGCTGCTCGACCTCGCCTACGCCACGCTGCCCGCGCCGGGGGGCGTGTTGCATCAGGCGTATATGGCCGCGCTCCAAGCGCTGCCCGCGCACCTGCCCACCCACGGGTACGACCCGCTGGGCCTGCCGGCCCTGCGCGCGGCCCTCGCCCGGCGCTATACGGCGCGGGGACTGGCGACCGACGCCGAACAGATCATGGTGACGTTCGGCGCGCAGCACGCCCTGGGGCTGCTGGTGCAGGTGCTCATCTCCCCGGGCGACCGGGTGCTGGTCGATCACCCGACGTACCTGTACGCACTGGACGCCTTCCGGCGGGTGGGCGGCCGCCTCGTGCCCGTCGCGCTGGATGAGGGGGGCTGGGACGTGGAGGCGCTGCGGGCCGCCCTGCGCCAGACCTCCCCGCGCCTGGCCTACCTGATTCCCGATTTCCACAACCCGACCGGCCACTGCATGTCGCCCGAGCAGCGCCGCGCCACCCTGCGCGCGGCCCACGAGAGCCGCACCACCGTCATCGTGGACGAGACCTCGGCGGACCTCGCCCTGGACGGGCCGATTCCACCCCCTGCGGCGCTCCACGACCGCTGGGGGGAGGTGGTGAGCATCAGCACGCTGAGCAAGTCCGTCTGGGGCGGCCTGAGAATCGGCTGGATCCGGGCGCCGCGCCCCCTGATCGCCCGGCTGGCGGGCGCCCGCTCGGCCCTCGATCTCGGGACGCCCGTGCTGGAGCAACTCGCCGCGGCGCATCTGCTGGCGGAGGAGGCGCCCATCCTGGCCGCCCGCCACGACCTGCTGAGGCGTCAGCGGGCCGCCCTGCTCGAAGAACTCGCCGGGCAGCTCCCCGACTGGCGCTACCACGTGCCGGAAGGGGGCCTGTCGCTGTGGGCCACGTTGCCGCGTCCGGTCAGTTCGGTGCTGGCGGGGGCGAGCGAGCGGTACGGCGTGCGGGTGCTGGCGGGCGCCCATTTCGGGACCGAGGGGGGCCTGTTCGAGCGGCAGATGCGCGTGCCGTTTACCCTGCCGGAGCCCGCGCTGAGGGAGGCAGTGGCCCGGCTCGCGCGGGCGTACCGGGCGGTGACCGGCTGGACGCTTCCTACCCCCATGGGTCCTCCGCCCTATCCCAGAGGCGTGTGA
- a CDS encoding AAA family ATPase: protein MTRALRAVASRRAGVAVGLWGEAGIGKSHAAAELLRGLPCVWLSLPAVRPLHALVAALPRSPRLPGWAERSFERLLADEPADPALVVDTLVTALVSSAPIVLHLDDLHEASPERAALIDALAQAVTRSRGVGLVVGSRQRPPEVFRSARLPPLDREESARLLEGQARPPLPPEGLGWVYDRARGNPLFTLEFWRYLTRQGHFWSDGQHWHWRAPPGTTTPASVEAIIAQTLTGLGDDELLGTLRVRAVLGEAGADETLWARVADLPPDELLRVRGRLEAHGLLRGVHFAHPLFEEVARAETPPGTRRQIARQAVQVLTDDPERAAEFAEAAGLEEAQLYLLLEAAHRQAEARGDRAGAARWLVRLLPHLEASGRVQVALRAARDLLPFDLRQADTLSEVAASGTPPDPHALILRAEVLARLGRTGDAEALLAGGADFPDLDEARWRTLIFVRHLRGRREDLLALYAAHPEFHAGADTFTLSHVCFALSSLGRVDEAEPLVERMLAREPQGARDGYFAWNLRAITFTRQEHLQEGAAAFERALAHAREDGAPGLIAQALRNSAVACRRLGRLEDARIKLREALGWSAQFGNLRFYTQVQDSLARLLVDEGHWREAEACFEQSGAVYARHDLLSPRCENHLDLASLYLDWRPAAGPPLARRHARAGLALAREIGAPNLLAWGLTCAARAEAWNRNAPEALALARECRDLARAHPDETARGWFALGAALEADGQTAQACRAYLTASEVCAREGDAVNAGRAGLEADRLRGDENAARRRSGWFRAQGLLGYARLAVRSFPALEQEGPAPGPPTPPLLLRVLGRPGLERDGQALAGRGRKRLELLCCLLEARLSGQAEVSVLGLLDALYSGEPEPQAKLTLRQHVYLIRGALGAGSICSTPGGYRLGDEVTSDAEGFLATGDPALWRAPYLEGLGEGWVPQAREALTLALRAGVERLSVTDAREGARLGLILLEMEPYDPEALRLTLEALRGSGQPRVAAALYTRQREGWAEISLALPPTPEEFLSARVSG, encoded by the coding sequence ATGACCCGCGCTCTGCGCGCCGTGGCCTCCCGGCGAGCCGGTGTGGCCGTGGGGCTGTGGGGCGAGGCGGGCATTGGCAAAAGCCACGCGGCAGCCGAACTCCTGCGCGGCCTGCCCTGCGTCTGGCTCAGCCTGCCCGCCGTCCGTCCACTCCACGCCCTGGTGGCGGCCCTGCCGCGTTCCCCACGGCTCCCCGGGTGGGCCGAGCGTTCGTTCGAACGGCTCCTGGCGGACGAGCCCGCCGACCCGGCCCTGGTGGTGGACACCCTGGTCACTGCCCTGGTCAGCTCGGCGCCCATCGTCTTGCACCTGGACGACCTGCACGAGGCGTCCCCCGAACGCGCGGCGCTGATTGACGCGCTCGCGCAGGCCGTCACCCGCTCTCGTGGGGTGGGGCTGGTGGTGGGCAGCCGTCAGAGGCCGCCCGAGGTGTTTCGCAGCGCGCGCCTGCCGCCCCTGGACCGCGAAGAGTCGGCCAGGCTTCTCGAAGGGCAGGCCCGCCCACCCCTGCCCCCGGAGGGCCTGGGGTGGGTGTACGACCGTGCCCGCGGCAACCCGCTGTTCACGCTGGAGTTCTGGCGATACCTGACGCGCCAGGGGCATTTCTGGTCGGACGGGCAGCACTGGCACTGGCGCGCGCCTCCCGGAACCACCACCCCTGCCAGCGTGGAGGCCATCATCGCGCAGACCCTGACGGGCCTCGGGGATGACGAGCTGCTAGGCACACTGCGTGTCCGGGCCGTGCTCGGCGAGGCTGGGGCCGACGAGACGCTGTGGGCCCGGGTGGCCGACCTGCCCCCCGACGAGTTGCTGCGCGTCCGGGGGCGGCTGGAAGCCCACGGTCTCCTCCGGGGCGTCCACTTCGCCCACCCGCTCTTCGAAGAGGTGGCGCGGGCGGAGACGCCCCCCGGGACCCGGCGGCAGATCGCGCGCCAGGCGGTCCAGGTCCTCACGGACGACCCCGAACGTGCGGCCGAGTTTGCCGAGGCGGCGGGACTGGAGGAGGCGCAGCTTTACCTGTTGCTGGAGGCGGCCCACCGACAGGCCGAGGCCCGTGGGGACCGGGCGGGCGCCGCCCGCTGGCTGGTCCGGCTGCTCCCTCACCTGGAGGCCAGCGGGCGGGTGCAGGTGGCGCTCCGGGCCGCGCGCGACCTGTTGCCCTTCGACCTCAGGCAGGCGGACACCCTCTCCGAGGTCGCGGCCTCGGGCACGCCGCCCGATCCCCACGCCCTCATCTTGCGCGCAGAGGTGCTGGCCCGCCTGGGGCGGACCGGGGACGCCGAGGCGCTGCTGGCCGGGGGAGCGGACTTCCCCGATCTGGACGAGGCGCGCTGGCGGACCCTGATTTTCGTCCGGCACCTGCGGGGCCGCCGCGAGGACCTGCTCGCGCTGTACGCGGCGCACCCGGAGTTTCACGCCGGGGCCGACACCTTTACCTTGTCGCACGTCTGCTTTGCCCTGAGCAGCCTTGGCCGCGTGGACGAGGCCGAACCTCTGGTGGAGCGGATGCTGGCCCGCGAGCCCCAGGGCGCGCGCGACGGGTATTTCGCCTGGAACCTGCGGGCCATCACCTTCACCCGGCAGGAACACCTGCAGGAGGGGGCCGCGGCCTTCGAGCGGGCACTGGCGCACGCCCGCGAGGACGGCGCCCCCGGGTTGATCGCGCAGGCCCTGAGGAACTCCGCCGTCGCCTGCCGTAGGTTAGGCCGGTTAGAGGACGCCCGCATCAAGCTGCGCGAGGCGCTGGGCTGGAGTGCCCAGTTCGGGAATCTGCGCTTTTACACCCAGGTGCAAGACAGCCTCGCCCGGCTGCTGGTGGACGAGGGCCATTGGCGTGAGGCGGAAGCCTGCTTCGAGCAGAGCGGGGCGGTGTACGCGCGGCACGACCTCCTCTCGCCGCGCTGCGAGAACCACCTCGACCTCGCCTCGCTCTACCTCGACTGGCGGCCCGCCGCTGGACCACCGCTGGCCCGGCGGCACGCCCGGGCGGGCCTGGCCCTGGCCCGCGAAATCGGAGCCCCGAACCTGCTGGCCTGGGGGCTGACCTGCGCCGCCCGCGCCGAGGCGTGGAACCGCAACGCCCCGGAGGCCCTGGCCCTCGCCCGGGAATGCCGCGACCTGGCGCGGGCCCACCCGGACGAGACGGCGCGCGGCTGGTTCGCTCTGGGCGCGGCCCTGGAGGCGGACGGACAGACCGCGCAGGCCTGCCGGGCGTACCTCACCGCGTCGGAGGTGTGCGCGCGGGAGGGCGACGCCGTGAATGCCGGACGCGCCGGGCTGGAGGCCGACCGCCTGCGGGGGGACGAGAACGCGGCCCGCAGGCGCTCCGGGTGGTTCCGGGCACAGGGCCTGCTGGGGTACGCCCGGCTGGCCGTCCGCTCTTTCCCGGCGCTGGAACAGGAGGGGCCCGCCCCAGGTCCCCCGACTCCTCCGCTCCTGCTGCGGGTGCTGGGGCGGCCGGGCCTGGAGCGGGACGGCCAGGCGCTCGCGGGGCGCGGCCGCAAGCGCCTGGAACTGCTGTGCTGCCTGCTGGAGGCGCGGCTCTCGGGTCAGGCCGAGGTGAGCGTGCTGGGCCTCCTCGACGCCCTGTATTCCGGCGAACCTGAACCCCAGGCCAAGCTCACCCTGCGCCAGCACGTCTACCTGATCCGCGGGGCGCTGGGCGCGGGGAGCATTTGCAGCACCCCCGGCGGCTACCGACTGGGCGACGAGGTGACTTCGGACGCGGAAGGCTTCCTGGCGACCGGCGACCCCGCCCTGTGGCGCGCGCCGTACCTGGAGGGGCTGGGCGAGGGCTGGGTCCCGCAGGCGAGAGAGGCGCTGACGCTGGCCCTGCGCGCCGGGGTGGAGCGCCTGTCTGTCACCGACGCCCGGGAGGGTGCCCGACTGGGCCTGATCCTGCTGGAGATGGAGCCCTACGACCCGGAGGCGCTGCGGCTCACCCTGGAGGCCCTGCGGGGCAGTGGGCAACCCCGCGTCGCGGCGGCGCTCTACACCCGGCAGCGGGAGGGGTGGGCCGAGATCAGCCTGGCGTTGCCCCCCACGCCCGAGGAATTTCTGAGCGCCCGCGTGTCCGGTTAG
- a CDS encoding TetR/AcrR family transcriptional regulator C-terminal domain-containing protein yields MVKPCLLGVPLQHSSDPPMVNRPPLSRERVVEAAAQGADRDGLAAVSTRNVGKQLGVEAMSLCHHVASRDDLLDGLADWVFTLIHLPAPGEPWRAAMRARALSLRRVLSERAWALTLTASRRVSGAAVLRHHDAVLGCLRADGFSVALAAHAFSAIDAYVYGLVLTELKLPFGPAEGADTLTAELNLSAQDYPHLAELLAELVTGRSYRYADEFENGLILIFDGLARRVGSPPGRRNRT; encoded by the coding sequence GTGGTCAAGCCCTGCCTGCTCGGCGTACCGCTTCAGCATTCGTCTGATCCCCCGATGGTCAACCGCCCTCCCCTCAGCCGCGAGCGCGTCGTCGAGGCCGCCGCCCAGGGGGCCGACCGCGACGGGCTCGCGGCCGTCTCGACGCGCAACGTCGGCAAACAGCTCGGCGTGGAGGCGATGTCGCTCTGCCACCACGTCGCGAGCAGGGACGACCTGCTCGACGGCCTGGCCGACTGGGTCTTCACGCTGATCCACCTTCCGGCCCCCGGCGAGCCCTGGCGCGCCGCCATGCGGGCGCGGGCCCTCTCGCTGCGCCGGGTGCTCTCCGAGCGCGCCTGGGCCCTGACCCTGACCGCGTCCCGGCGCGTTTCCGGAGCGGCGGTGCTGCGCCACCACGACGCCGTCCTGGGCTGCCTGCGGGCCGACGGCTTCAGCGTCGCGCTCGCCGCGCACGCCTTTTCGGCCATCGACGCCTACGTCTACGGCTTGGTCCTGACCGAACTCAAGCTGCCCTTCGGGCCTGCCGAGGGCGCAGACACCCTCACGGCGGAGCTGAATCTGAGCGCCCAAGATTACCCGCACCTCGCCGAGTTGCTCGCCGAGCTCGTGACCGGACGGTCCTACCGCTACGCCGACGAGTTCGAGAACGGCCTGATCCTGATCTTCGACGGTCTGGCGAGACGGGTGGGGTCCCCGCCCGGACGCCGGAACCGGACCTGA
- a CDS encoding sensor histidine kinase → MKPQRGTPWPAVWRGWNSLAADLYKTMLGVVLLTSLTVFVVLSYAWSVFMEEVQRQTRALLTAGLQVSPDQLDPLLAQARRLSETTLNVDEIRSLFVFALVLLFTLLSLLVWWSARRFARPLTLLSAAANRLTTGDFTARAAPSRSLNRRSDETARLLRDFNLMAASLERLERERRYGVAAIAHELRTPVTVLRGRLEGVRDGVLPASPQELEKLIGHADLLSKLIEDLQLLSLAEAGELRLDLGPVEVQDVLIRLHADHLKAAQAQGAQLLLDLCAEPVRVTGDRRRLQQVVHNLLTNALRHTPPHGTVWIKLEVEAGAVHIEIHNTGAGFTAEALNRAFERFYSGPDRERGRGGSGLGLAISKSLIEAHSGEMRLFNTDTGAGVQITLNPLAEGDGLHGTRPRF, encoded by the coding sequence ATGAAGCCGCAGCGGGGGACGCCCTGGCCGGCCGTGTGGCGCGGCTGGAACTCCCTGGCCGCCGACCTCTACAAAACCATGCTGGGGGTGGTGCTGCTGACCTCTCTCACCGTGTTCGTCGTCCTGAGTTACGCCTGGTCGGTGTTCATGGAGGAGGTGCAGCGCCAGACCAGGGCACTGCTCACCGCCGGGTTGCAGGTCTCCCCGGATCAACTCGACCCCCTGCTGGCACAGGCCAGACGGCTGTCCGAAACCACCCTGAATGTGGATGAGATCCGGTCCCTGTTCGTGTTCGCCCTGGTGCTGCTCTTCACCCTGCTGTCCCTGCTCGTGTGGTGGTCCGCCCGGCGGTTTGCCCGCCCCCTGACCCTCCTGTCTGCCGCCGCGAACCGGCTGACCACCGGGGACTTCACCGCCCGCGCCGCGCCCAGCCGCAGTCTGAACCGCCGCAGCGACGAAACGGCGAGGCTCCTGAGGGACTTCAACCTCATGGCCGCGTCCCTGGAACGGCTGGAACGGGAACGGCGCTACGGCGTGGCCGCCATTGCCCACGAACTCCGCACGCCGGTCACCGTGCTGCGCGGGCGGCTGGAAGGGGTGCGTGACGGCGTGTTGCCCGCCAGCCCGCAGGAACTGGAGAAACTGATCGGCCACGCCGACCTGCTGTCCAAACTGATTGAGGACTTGCAACTTCTCTCGCTGGCTGAAGCGGGCGAATTGCGGCTCGACCTTGGCCCGGTGGAGGTGCAGGATGTCCTGATCCGTCTGCACGCCGATCACCTGAAAGCAGCCCAGGCACAGGGCGCCCAGCTTCTCCTGGACCTCTGTGCCGAACCGGTCAGGGTGACGGGCGACCGGCGCCGGTTGCAGCAGGTCGTCCATAACCTGCTGACCAACGCCCTGCGCCACACCCCCCCGCACGGCACGGTCTGGATCAAGCTTGAGGTGGAAGCGGGGGCCGTCCACATCGAGATTCACAACACCGGCGCCGGGTTCACGGCAGAAGCCCTGAACCGGGCCTTCGAACGGTTTTACAGCGGCCCGGACCGGGAACGTGGGCGCGGCGGAAGTGGGCTGGGGCTGGCGATCTCGAAATCGTTGATCGAAGCCCACAGCGGCGAGATGAGGCTGTTCAACACCGACACGGGAGCGGGGGTGCAGATCACGCTGAACCCACTCGCTGAGGGTGATGGGCTTCACGGGACAAGGCCACGATTCTGA
- a CDS encoding response regulator transcription factor: MNRGQLVLIVEDEPDIAEVLEVYLRREGFRTERASTGSAAVQLHRAARPDLVLLDVNLPEFDGFEVLRRIRETAGTPVIMVTAFAEDLDKLLGLKMGADDYVVKPFSPLEVVARVGAVLRRAGMQTEGQPLRFAGLELDPLAVRVRVAGERLDVTMTEYRLLEHLLRHRGRVCSRAELLEVALPESEALERVIDTHLWNLRRKLEGAGQPGLIQTVRGAGFRLADE, from the coding sequence GTGAACCGGGGTCAACTCGTGCTGATCGTGGAGGACGAGCCAGACATCGCCGAGGTGCTGGAGGTGTATCTGCGCCGCGAGGGGTTCCGCACCGAGCGTGCCAGCACCGGCTCCGCCGCCGTGCAATTGCACCGCGCGGCCCGGCCTGATCTGGTCTTGCTGGATGTCAATCTGCCCGAATTCGACGGCTTCGAGGTGCTGCGGCGCATTCGGGAAACGGCGGGGACGCCCGTGATCATGGTCACGGCCTTCGCGGAAGACCTGGACAAACTCCTGGGCCTCAAGATGGGCGCGGACGATTACGTGGTCAAGCCTTTCAGCCCATTGGAGGTGGTCGCCCGCGTGGGGGCCGTACTGCGCCGCGCCGGAATGCAGACAGAGGGGCAACCGCTCCGTTTTGCCGGGCTGGAACTCGATCCGCTGGCCGTGCGGGTGCGGGTGGCCGGTGAGCGGCTCGACGTGACCATGACCGAGTACCGCCTGCTCGAACACCTGCTGCGGCACCGGGGCCGGGTCTGTTCCCGGGCAGAACTGCTGGAAGTGGCCCTGCCCGAGTCGGAGGCGCTGGAACGGGTGATCGACACCCACCTGTGGAACCTGCGCCGGAAACTGGAAGGGGCGGGTCAGCCGGGCCTCATTCAGACCGTGCGCGGCGCGGGCTTCCGACTGGCGGACGAATGA
- a CDS encoding alpha/beta hydrolase, with protein MFGLIIVSPLLLAAPLLLTAHVQADRLVRPRRTHAAHSPDHLGVTSWEDVSFTTADGVPLRGWFVPPASGADGATVVCAHGTGGHRGHLLLHAAALHREGYGVLLFDLRAHGESGGRVSGLGLHEERDVLAALEHVRTRPDVDPGRVALLGHSMGGAAVLRAAARTPHARAVVSVASAASLASNVASGVRAFTRLPVPALAPLIVWVAERRVGARMRDMRPVDDVARLQDRPLLLIHGDADRVVGIENGRRLREAHGSARLLEIPGAGHLGVIGPRHLARYRAELLGFLHLHLRSEMTGGAPISELGSRPGGEHTRG; from the coding sequence ATGTTCGGACTGATCATCGTTTCGCCCCTGCTGCTCGCCGCCCCGCTGCTGCTGACCGCCCACGTTCAGGCGGACCGGCTCGTCCGGCCCCGGCGCACCCACGCCGCCCACAGCCCCGACCACCTGGGCGTGACCTCCTGGGAGGACGTGAGCTTCACCACCGCCGACGGTGTGCCCCTGCGTGGCTGGTTCGTGCCGCCTGCCTCAGGTGCAGACGGGGCGACGGTCGTCTGTGCCCACGGCACCGGGGGGCACCGCGGCCACCTCCTGCTCCACGCGGCGGCCCTGCACCGGGAGGGGTACGGAGTGTTGCTCTTCGACCTGCGCGCTCACGGCGAGTCGGGCGGGCGGGTGAGCGGTCTGGGACTGCACGAGGAGCGTGACGTGCTCGCCGCGCTGGAGCACGTCAGAACGCGGCCCGACGTGGACCCGGGGCGGGTCGCGCTGCTGGGACACTCGATGGGTGGGGCGGCGGTGCTGCGGGCCGCCGCACGGACACCGCACGCACGCGCCGTCGTCTCGGTCGCCAGCGCGGCGAGCCTGGCCTCGAACGTGGCAAGCGGTGTCCGGGCCTTCACCCGCCTTCCCGTCCCCGCACTTGCACCGCTGATCGTGTGGGTGGCCGAGCGGCGGGTGGGGGCGAGGATGCGCGACATGCGGCCCGTGGACGACGTTGCGCGGCTGCAAGACCGGCCCCTGCTCCTCATCCACGGGGACGCGGACCGGGTGGTGGGCATCGAGAACGGGCGGCGGCTGCGCGAGGCCCACGGGAGCGCGCGTCTGCTGGAGATTCCGGGCGCGGGCCACCTGGGCGTGATCGGTCCCCGGCACCTGGCCCGGTACCGCGCGGAGTTGCTCGGCTTCCTGCACCTGCACCTGCGGTCCGAGATGACCGGTGGGGCCCCGATCTCGGAACTCGGGTCCCGGCCCGGGGGTGAACATACCCGGGGGTGA